In Erpetoichthys calabaricus chromosome 6, fErpCal1.3, whole genome shotgun sequence, one genomic interval encodes:
- the LOC127528418 gene encoding centrosome and spindle pole-associated protein 1-like has product MRGSLLESESAFIGTNGEVFPTLMDPFLSERQLSARERRRQKKKKDFEFDDMLVVEPQVQPDSYSISSLNVEHLNAKNKHRLKRLEDFNSYDRNADDNMFLEDLDDDPNHFSSKDHARPYSVETVATDPWMRPGTSETIKRFMANQMRRERPPSASQYVLNWQGPSTSHG; this is encoded by the exons ATGAGGGGTTCTTTGCTGGAGTCGGAGAGTGCTTTCATCG GAACCAATGGAGAAGTTTTCCCAACATTAATGGACCCATTTTTAAGTGAAAGGCAGCTTTCAGCAAGAGAGCGCAGaaggcagaaaaagaagaaagacttTGAATTT gATGATATGCTTGTAGTGGAACCCCAAGTGCAACCAGATAGCTACTCGATATCCAGTCTAAACGTAGAACACCTCAATGCCAAGAACAAACATCGGTTAAAACGACTCGAGGACTTCAACTCTTATGACAGAAATGCTG ATGACAATATGTTTTTGGAAGATCTTGATGATGACCCAAACCATTTTTCCTCCAAAGATCATGCACGACCGTACTCGGTGGAGACGGTGGCCACAGACCCCTGGATGAGGCCTGGGACCTCAGAAACAATAAAGAGGTTCATGGCTAATCAGATGCGACGAGAGAGACCACCATCAGCGAGCCAGTATGTTTTAAACTGGCAGGGCCCTTCGACGTCccatggctga